CCCTACTCGATAACCGCGGAGACGACTCCCGCTCCCACGGTGTGGCCGCCCTCTCGGATCGCAAACCGCAGCCCCTCTTCCATCGCGATCGGCTGGATCAGCGTTCCCTCCAGCGAGACGTTGTCTCC
This window of the Armatimonadota bacterium genome carries:
- the tuf gene encoding elongation factor Tu (EF-Tu; promotes GTP-dependent binding of aminoacyl-tRNA to the A-site of ribosomes during protein biosynthesis; when the tRNA anticodon matches the mRNA codon, GTP hydrolysis results; the inactive EF-Tu-GDP leaves the ribosome and release of GDP is promoted by elongation factor Ts; many prokaryotes have two copies of the gene encoding EF-Tu) yields the protein GDNVSLEGTLIQPIAMEEGLRFAIREGGHTVGAGVVSAVIE